The following proteins come from a genomic window of Malus sylvestris chromosome 4, drMalSylv7.2, whole genome shotgun sequence:
- the LOC126619220 gene encoding 2,3-bisphosphoglycerate-independent phosphoglycerate mutase-like has protein sequence MGSSGFDWKLPDHPKLPKGKVIGLIVLDGWGEANADQYNCIHVAETPVMDSLKKGAPERWRLVRAHGTAVGLPTEDDMGNSEVGHNALGAGRIFAQGAKLVDAALASGKIFEGEGFKYVKESFETNTLHLIGLMSDGGVHSRLDQLLLLLKGASEQGAKKIRVHILTDGRDVLDGSSVGFAEILENDLAKLREKGVDAQIVSGGGRMYVTMDRYENDWSVVKRGWDAQVLGEAPYKFKNAVEAIKTLRAEPNANDQYLPPFVIVDDSGKPVGPIVDGDAVVTFNFRADRMVMIAKALEYADFDKFDRVRVPKIRYAGMLQYDGELKLPSHYLVEPPEIDRTSGEYLTYNGVRTFACSETVKFGHVTFFWNGNRSGYFNDKMEEYVEIPSDSGITFNVQPKMKAVEIAEKARDAILSGKFEQVRVNLPNGDMVGHTGDIEATIVACKAADEAVKIILDAIEKVGGIYVVTADHGNAEDMVKRNKTGQPLLDKSGNIQILTSHTLQPVPIAIGGPGLVPGVRFRKDLPSGGLANVAATVMNLHGFQAPSDYEPSLIEVIDN, from the exons atggggAGCTCAGGATTCGACTGGAAACTGCCGGATCACCCTAAGTTGCCGAAGGGGAAGGTCATCGGACTCATCGTTTTGGATGGGTGGGGCGAGGCCAACGCCGACCAGTACAACTGCATCCATGTCGCCGAGACCCCCGTCATGGATTCGCTCAAGAAG GGTGCTCCTGAAAGATGGAGGTTAGTGAGAGCTCACGGAACTGCCGTGGGACTTCCCACAGAGGATGATATGGGCAATAGTGAAGTGGGTCACAATGCCCTCGGCGCCGGGCGTATTTTTGCCCAGGG TGCTAAGCTTGTTGATGCTGCACTTGCTTCTGGGAAAATTTTCGAGGGAGAAGGTTTTAAGTATGTTAAGGAATCCTTTGAGACTAACACATTGCATCTCATTGGTTTAATGAGTGACGGTGGAGTTCATTCTCGGCTTGATCAATTGCTA TTGTTGCTTAAAGGAGCTAGCGAACAAGGTGCTAAAAAGATCCGTGTTCATATTCTCACTGATGGGCGTGATGTTCTGGACGGTTCAAGTGTGGGATTTGCAGAAATCCTTGAAAATGACCTTGCGAAATTGCGTGAGAAGGGTGTGGATGCACAGATTGTGTCTGGTGGTGGTCGTATGTATGTCACCATGGATCGTTATGAG AATGATTGGAGTGTTGTAAAACGAGGATGGGATGCCCAAGTTCTTGGTGAAGCTCCCTATAAATTTAAGAATGCAGTTGAAGCTATCAAGACGTTGAGGGCGGAACCAAACGCCAATGACCAGTATCTACCTCCTTTTGTTATTGTTGACGACAGTGGAAAGCCTGTTGGCCCAATCGTGGATGGTGATGCTGTTGTTACATTCAACTTCCGTGCGGACCGTATGGTTATGATTGCCAAGGCGCTTGAGTATGCCGATTTTGACAAGTTTGATCGAGTTCGAGTCCCAAAAATCCGTTATGCTGGTATGCTTCAGTATGATGGTGAGCTGAAGCTTCCAAGCCATTACCTTGTAGAACCCCCAGAGATTGATAGAACATCTGGTGAATATCTTACATATAACGGTGTCCGCACTTTTGCCTGCAG CGAGACTGTTAAATTTGGCCATGTCACTTTCTTCTGGAACGGTAATCGCTCTGGTTATTTTAACGATAAAATGGAAGAGTATGTGGAAATTCCAAGCGATAGTGGAATCACATTCAACGTCCAGCCAAAAATGAAGGCAGTCGAGATTGCTGAAAAGGCTAGGGATGCTATTCTTAGTGGAAAGTTTGAGCAG GTACGTGTTAACCTTCCAAATGGCGACATGGTGGGGCACACAGGCGACATTGAGGCCACAATTGTTGCTTGCAAGGCTGCTGATGAAGCCGTCAAG ATAATTCTTGATGCAATCGAGAAGGTTGGTGGAATTTACGTCGTCACTGCTGATCATGGTAACGCTGAGGATATGGTGAAGAGAAATAAGACCGGGCAACCTCTTCTCGACAAGAGTGGCAACATTCAAATTCTTACTTCCCATACTCTACAGCCA GTCCCAATTGCTATTGGAGGTCCTGGACTTGTACCCGGAGTCCGTTTCCGCAAGGATCTTCCTAGCGGCGGGCTGGCCAATGTTGCTGCAACTGTGATGAATCTGCATGGATTCCAGGCTCCTAGCGACTACGAGCCATCCCTCATCGAAGTTATTGATAACTAG
- the LOC126619227 gene encoding cell division control protein 2 homolog C-like, with amino-acid sequence MEKYEKLEKVGEGTYGKVYKAKDKATGQLVALKKTRLEMDEEGVPPTALREVSLLQMLSQSLYIVRLLCVEHVDSKEGKPVLYLVFEYLDTDLKKFIDSHRKGPNPGPMPPSLVQSFMYQLCKGVAHCHSHGVLHRDLKPQNLLLDKERGILKIADLGLGRAFTVPLKSYTHEIVTLWYRAPEVLLGSAHYSTGVDMWSVGCIFAEMARRQALFPGDSEFQQLLHIFRLLGTPSDKQWPGVSSLRDWHVYPQWEPQNLARAVPALEPEGVDLLAKMLKYDPAERISAKAALDHPYFDTLDKSQF; translated from the exons ATGGAGAAGTACGAGAAGCTCGAGAAGGTCGGCGAAGGCACGTACGGCAAGGTCTACAAGGCGAAAGACAAAGCCACCGGGCAGTTGGTGGCGCTGAAGAAGACGCGCCTTGAGATGGACGAGGAGGGCGTGCCGCCCACCGCCCTCCGCGAGGTCTCGCTCCTCCAGATGCTCTCTCAGTCGCTCTACATTGTCCGATTGCTCTGCGTCGAACACGTCGACAGCAAAGAGGGGAAGCCCGTCCTGTACTTGGTGTTCGAGTATTTGGACACCGATCTCAAGAAGTTCATCGATTCACACAGAAAGGGGCCGAATCCTGGGCCGATGCCACCGTCGCTGGTGCAGAGCTTTATGTACCAGCTGTGCAAGGGGGTGGCGCACTGCCACTCCCACGGCGTCCTCCACCGCGATCTGAAGCCGCAGAATCTGCTTCTTGACAAGGAAAGGGGGATTCTGAAGATCGCTGATCTCGGACTCGGCCGCGCATTCACTGTGCCTCTCAAGAGCTACACGCACGAAATTGTTACTCTCTGGTACAGAGCGCCCGAGGTTCTGCTCGGTTCGGCTCACTACTCCACCGGCGTTGATATGTGGTCCGTAGGATGCATCTTCG CGGAGATGGCGAGGAGGCAGGCTCTTTTTCCGGGAGATTCTGAGTTCCAGCAGTTGCTTCACATTTTCAG GCTGCTAGGAACACCATCTGACAAGCAGTGGCCAGGAGTTTCTTCTCTGCGAGATTGGCACGTGTATCCGCAGTGGGAGCCTCAGAACTTGGCTCGCGCTGTTCCTGCTTTGGAGCCTGAAGGAGTTGACCTCCTAGCC AAAATGCTTAAATACGATCCAGCTGAGCGAATCTCCGCGAAAGCTGCCCTTGACCACCCCTATTTCGACACCCTCGACAAGTCTCAGTTCTGA
- the LOC126619233 gene encoding protein LURP-one-related 8-like, giving the protein MTKVYPNTANANTVPAYEPQRLKSSSSDDENATVLTVWKKSLLLSCNGFTVFDSKGNLVFRVDNYLAGHKGEIVLMDASGKPLLTIRRKRLSLVDNWVVYDGETEVNPRFCATKHVNILKNKCLAHMTSANSCKGSGSSKNYDNKNAVFYQMEGSYATRCCAVYDSKRRRVAEIKMKEAVGGVALGVDVFRLIVQPDMDTAVAMSLVILLDQMYGTSRR; this is encoded by the exons ATGACAAAGGTGTACCCGAACACTGCAAATGCCAACACTGTCCCCGCCTACGAGCCTCAGAGGCTCAAGAGCTCCAGCTCCGACGACGAAAACGCGACGGTCCTGACGGTGTGGAAGAAGTCCTTGCTGTTGAGCTGCAATGGGTTCACGGTGTTCGACTCCAAGGGCAATTTGGTCTTTAGGGTTGATAACTActtggccggccataagggcgAGATCGTCCTCATGGACGCCTCCGGCAAACCTCTCCTCACCATCCGTCGCAAG CGGCTGAGCTTGGTGGACAACTGGGTGGTGTACGACGGAGAAACCGAGGTGAATCCGCGGTTCTGCGCGACGAAGCACGTGAACATCCTCAAGAACAAGTGCTTGGCGCACATGACCTCAGCCAACAGCTGCAAAGGTAGTGGCTCGTCGAAAAACTACGACAACAAGAACGCGGTGTTTTATCAGATGGAAGGGTCGTACGCGACGCGGTGCTGCGCGGTGTACGACAGCAAAAGGAGGAGGGTGGCCGAGATCAAGATGAAGGAGGCAGTGGGCGGAGTGGCGTTGGGAGTCGACGTCTTCCGCCTCATCGTGCAGCCCGATATGGACACGGCGGTGGCCATGTCCCTCGTCATCTTGCTTGACCAGATGTACGGGACGTCGAGGCGGTAA